From Manihot esculenta cultivar AM560-2 chromosome 18, M.esculenta_v8, whole genome shotgun sequence:
ttaatttttaaaatataatttaatttttttatttataaattaacttaaaaacttaaactttttctttcaattgGCCATTCAAAGCTGATGTGGAATAAGATTCAGTTCTTATCAATAATATAAGCCATCattattaaatatgaatattCAAAGATCAGTGATTCGAGATTAACCTTGACTAATTGGTCTCTCTACCCAATTTTCAGGCAAAGAATATATCTACAGAaaccaataataataataataaaatatattttaattcttaatttttaatataattaactatcaatttttatatttttcaaattaaacacttaaatatttttataatcactttatttaaattaaaagtccccctatttatttttatcgttaaaagtgtaaaaaatatttttattatccttctaaatagataaattatatttaaatttttatattttagtataattaatatatcagttactctatttttaaaattgtacaCTTAAatcctataatttaaaaattttgatctttcacattttatttaaaaaaatacttaaatctccattaacttttatctataatatctcgtttaactaatttttaacaccttttatttttcaatttccatttattaaaatacttcaatacttataatttcaaaacttttagaaaatatttacaatttcaACTAATTTTAAGTGGTAcaaaataagttttaaatagattgtaaattttgataaagagtatttaagaaaaaattataatttcataaGAAATTTAACCATCTACTGATTTTAAATTACTGATTttgaattaatatctataatgaataaaaaaattataattttagacggaataaatataaaaagattgaagatttactttttattattttataaaaatatatagcgAGATTTTTATAATACAGCTAGCaataattagaatttttttttttttttgcttcttTTGATAAGTTATCaatatcataattaatttataagtaatCGTTATAATTTTTACAAGTGTAGGTATTTAATAGTTTACAATATTAATTTAGGTGTATAATgtgttaattttaaattttatagggGCTAAATATGCTAGGGAAAGAAAACAAATGagatattattaaaaagaaaaagacgtAAGTGATTGTTTGATAACCTTGACTCTTTGATATCCACATAAACTTACAAGTTATCCAATTGcgattatttttagaaaaaattattatttaatcttataatatacaagaatttattaattaatctttcaattttcaaaaatatattaaaatattttttacattttaaaatttcactaattaatttttctattaatttcaaatgttaaatattataaaaaaaagtctaaaatacccTGATTGAatggactaattagtaaatattttaaaaatttgagagaccaattaagttttttaaaattatagagactatatagtaaaatacttaataCAAATAGTAAAAATTTGAGATATTAACTAGTGGactttttaaaaatgttttaatatatttttcaaaatcgatgagctaactagtgaatttttttatattataggggttaaatagtaatttttctttatttttatttattataccgCTTGTGGAATTGCTTCTCTAGCCTAACTCCCATCTGCTCAAACATCCTAGCTTGTGCAATTCCATCCTCTTTGCACCAAATGAAGTTTAATGAGCCCAACCTTTATACACTTGTGTTTCTTTACTTCTCTATTAGCTTAGCCTCTCTACAAGCTAATGCTTCTGCAGGAACACATATCGATCAACTTGCTCTTCTCAAGTTCAAACAAGGGATAGCAAGTGATCCGCATGGTATCTTCAACTCCTGGAATGATTCTCTCCATTTCTGCAACTGGACTGGAATCACTTGTGGTCGTCGTCATCAAAGAGTCACCTCCCTGGTATTAGAAGGGCAGAATCTGATTGGATCTATATCACCACATATTGCCAACCTCAGTTTTCTCAAGTTAATCGACCTCGGAAACAACACCTTCTTTGGTGAAATTCCACAACAAGTTGGCAACTTATTTCGATTACAAATACTTCTTCTTGGAAATAATTCATTACAAGGTGAAATTCCACTCAATTTGACTCGCTGCTCTAAGCTCAACACAATTTCTTTACCGTGGAATAATCTTGATGGAAAAATACCAGCAGGACTTGGCTCTATGACAATGCTAGAGAATATTCTACTTCATTACAACAATCTAACAGGAGAAATTCCACCTTCTATAGGCAACCTTTCATCACTTATTTGGTTTACTGCTAGATCTAATAATTTGAAGGGAAAGATTCCAAATGAGATGGGTCGATTAAAAAGCTTGAATGTTTTTGCTGTTGGAGGTAATAGATTATCAGGTATTGTCTCTCCATCTCTTTTCAACATCACAGTTTTGACTTATCTGGAAGTTTCAAGCAACCAACTTACTGGTAGTCTCCCTGACAACATTTTCTTCACTCTTCCAAATCTTCAAAATCTTGTAATTGGTGTAAACTATTTCTCTGGCTCAATCCCAAATTCACTATCCAATGCATCTCAGCTTCTAAGGGTTGATATTTCTAGAAATAATTTTGTTGGACGAGTTCCCTCTGATCTTAGAAATTTACAAAGTCTCTTGTTGCTGAACTTCGAGTTTAATGAACTTGGAAGTAATTCATCGAATGACTTGCTTTTCTTGACATCCTTGACAAACTGTAGTAAACTAGAAACCTTGTCCATTGCAAGAAACAATTTTGGAGGTGTCTTGCCAGACTCCGTAGCCAATTTTTCAACTGGACTCAGTAAGTTATTTTTGGGGAGAAATAAAATCGCTGGAATTATTCCTGCAGCAATGGAGAATCTTGTCAACTTAATTGCATTGGGTATGGAGGACAACTTTTTCACAGGTTTTATCCCCCATGAGCTTGGAAAGCTTGGAAAGCTACAGTTTCTGACTTTACAAACGAATAGATTGTCAGGTCAAATTCCATCCTCCATAGGTAACCTTACTCAGTTATCTGAGTTCTCTCTGCTACAAAACAAATTAGAAGGAAGCATTCCTTCAAGTGTTAGAAATTGCCAACATTTATACAGTCTATATATTGCAGAAAATAGACTAAGTGGAGAGTTGTC
This genomic window contains:
- the LOC110606947 gene encoding putative receptor-like protein kinase At3g47110, which gives rise to MKFNEPNLYTLVFLYFSISLASLQANASAGTHIDQLALLKFKQGIASDPHGIFNSWNDSLHFCNWTGITCGRRHQRVTSLVLEGQNLIGSISPHIANLSFLKLIDLGNNTFFGEIPQQVGNLFRLQILLLGNNSLQGEIPLNLTRCSKLNTISLPWNNLDGKIPAGLGSMTMLENILLHYNNLTGEIPPSIGNLSSLIWFTARSNNLKGKIPNEMGRLKSLNVFAVGGNRLSGIVSPSLFNITVLTYLEVSSNQLTGSLPDNIFFTLPNLQNLVIGVNYFSGSIPNSLSNASQLLRVDISRNNFVGRVPSDLRNLQSLLLLNFEFNELGSNSSNDLLFLTSLTNCSKLETLSIARNNFGGVLPDSVANFSTGLSKLFLGRNKIAGIIPAAMENLVNLIALGMEDNFFTGFIPHELGKLGKLQFLTLQTNRLSGQIPSSIGNLTQLSEFSLLQNKLEGSIPSSVRNCQHLYSLYIAENRLSGELSKEVLGLTSLSKVLNLSHNSFSGNLPTEVGKLKNLNTLDVSQNNLSGEIPRTIGDCLSLESLHMQGNFFQGTIPSSLASLKGLQYLDLSQNNLSGQIPKDLQKISYLQYLNLSFNDLDGEVPRKGVFANISAFSVIGNNKLCGGVPELGLPDCPTRIMKKTKSHTLKLVIAIACGVPFVLLIMIIFLICWMKKLRSKPSFASSAMNHLLKVSYKDLYQATDGFSSFNLIGSGFFSFVYKGFLPQVEGEVAIKVLNLEQTGGIKSFMAECSTLGTIRHRNLVKLITCCSSIDYKSNEFKALILEYMENGSLEKWLHPSEGGENQPRRLNLLQRLNIVIDVASALHYLHDLCEKPIIHCDLKPGNILLDEDMIAHVSDFGLAKLFKINNDSSLPQTSTIGIKGTVGYVAPGN